The following DNA comes from Oreochromis niloticus isolate F11D_XX linkage group LG23, O_niloticus_UMD_NMBU, whole genome shotgun sequence.
TATGCCATCAAACTGGACGTGTAGTGGGAGTGAGGGTTGTGGGTTCTTTCTTTTAgtcattaaaatattaatataatattaatattataatattatattaatattaatataacaATATTCACACTTTCTGACATACCGGTACATATCAATACCATATCAAAAATAATGACATAAATctcaaaatacaaataaaaaggtTGTGCATTTAACTGACACACATCACATACCTTACAGGCATTTGTATACACATTATTGAACACAGTGAACATTTGCATTTAACTATCAATATAAATGaactatttaaataaattacCTATTTATATAGCCAGGGCTACACTTAAagtacacaaaatgtcagaaatctgcactgtcatgaacaaaaatttaaacctaatttttcgtgatttgttggattaaccctctgaggtctgaaTCCCAGGCTGTGCACATCAACATCACAGATTTGTACAAATAAAGTTTATAACAAAGGCATGTTAAATATTAAGCACTGAAAACAgcttggttgttgttgtttggaacGTCATTTAATGCATGTTGTTTTGTTGCCATAGTGATGCCTTGATGCtaaaatgacatcacagcatttaaacatgttttggaTGAAAACATCAGCATATGAAAACAGAACTGAAGAGACACTGCAAGCGTTTGAAAGCAGAGGACTATTTAGTGAAATTTCTACGTTTCCCTGAGGATTAACTGCTCTGCAATTTACCAAGAACTAAAGTAAGCTCAAATTTCAGTTTATAAACTTAAGATCATTTACTTAAATATAAAGCCTGATTCCCTGCTGGCCAGGACAGTATTTATGTACTTTACATTGTGCAACTCTAGACTATATTTTACATCGTAGAGAGGATGATGTGGATCTATTattcaagaaaacaaatgaagacAAATTATACATAAATTAGAAAATGTTCTTAATCATATCTTACAGTGACAGAAGCTCTTTTTAACACGATTATTTCTgagattatcttgttaataagtTTAAGTTTTGTTCTCAAACAAACTATTAGAATTTCTGAGAGCATTTTTTGAgaaactgaggctacgtccacatgtaCACGGCTATTTTTGAAGCTTTGTCTATGCATTTGGGCCTCTCGTCCACACCTAAACATCATATTGAGTCACTGAAAggtgagatttttaaaaactcctgccagggtggagatttttgAAAAGTacgtttttgtgtttatgtgtggacgaggaaaacggagatttACTCAGGCAATGTCAAAAGTGTGCGCCGTTTTTGACGTCACGCTGtggccacgttattgtttacatcagatcaatttctacaatggccgatgtagacaaaatactgttgctaTTAATCTTagtatctgcagtttttacacgcttacatatacacacacagttactgtgcctccatttagaaagacaGAGGCATCAGAGTGAGCATCAGACGTGGCTTCTACATTCAACACAGACGCTCTCACAACCCAAATCCTGACGTCGGTTTggaataaatgtaatttaaaaaaaattacatttatgtaTGCTATATGCATTTTGTCCATTCCAAAGTTGTGAGTCTATACCAGCCAAAATGCTGTCTTTAgttattaacatttgaaatgatgaaggcacttgaaagtaacacaaaattagCTGCCTTCAAGAAAAAGACAAGAACTTTTCAGAAGTACGTAAGGTTTTGTGAGGTTTTCCTCCCAAGCTTCtggacttctgattggccaacatttctacacggttaggattTGGCATGTTCTTGACAGcgtttgactttgtttttagGGTTTACATGTGGAAGGAGatattttttcaaaactgcacATGTGGACgggatttttgttttgtaaacGAAAAAGGAAAACTCCTGTTTTCAAAAATGCccgtacgtgtggacgtagcctaaagttatcacaaaaaaagcaaattcGCTGAACATTCTGAGTTGAGGTTTAGTGatcattgttgttttgtgttcctTGTAGTCAAAATGAATGGAAGAGGAGATGAATCACAAAATAACCGTAATGGTAAGCACATGTACTCAGTCTTGAAATTGATGAAAAACTGATTTTCAGCAGATATTTATGAATGCtaattaaaagataaaatgaTCTTGCAGGCCGACAGGTTAACCCAGAAAATCTTCCAAGTGGAGATCAGGAACCAGCTTATGAACCTATTGGTGGATTCTGGGGTTTACTGAACAGTCTTTATCATGCTCTCTATAATATCATTTTTTGGAGGCTGATTGAGCTGTTAGATGAATTAGAGGAACAATATGATGTCTTTGACATTGACAATGTCAATGACGGCAATGTTAACAATGTAAACATTGCCGACATTGAAAATGATGATTCTGATGAGGCATTTGAAGACTGTGAGGATGTTCACCAGTACATCCCAGAAGAGGATCCTCAGCCAGGTGTATCCAGGAGGAGGCCTAGAGAGATGGATGAAGAAGATGTGGAACCAAACAAAAGATTCAGATGGAGCGAGGAGTTTTCTGATGATGACTCTGACTTCATCTCTGCCT
Coding sequences within:
- the LOC109196966 gene encoding uncharacterized protein LOC109196966, with protein sequence MNGRGDESQNNRNGRQVNPENLPSGDQEPAYEPIGGFWGLLNSLYHALYNIIFWRLIELLDELEEQYDVFDIDNVNDGNVNNVNIADIENDDSDEAFEDCEDVHQYIPEEDPQPGVSRRRPREMDEEDVEPNKRFRWSEEFSDDDSDFISACDTDSEGCPHAGNIADEDINQQVTEEEQLPVGSTKRSRKEDGDEEEPNSKQSRLANSESSSDELFEDAHEELDNHETGGSRKRSREDFEEEEENSRACKFRRCSDESTCTSDDN